The Prionailurus viverrinus isolate Anna chromosome B1, UM_Priviv_1.0, whole genome shotgun sequence genome includes the window CCcaaaataatctataattttCATAATTCATAACTACGGATTTAGTCACCCTTGAACTAAACATTAACATagcaatggaagaaaaaaaagccatacaCATATATGGCACATAAGCTGCAAAATGATTTGTTTACCCCATAACCTGGCCAGTAAACAAGCAGACTGGAACATGTACTGCTGAAACAAAggtaacaagaaaaaatattaagttaatggGCTTGCTCTGTAGTCTTATAAAAATCTACACAGAAAACAGGattacaaaaaaaagttaaaaaaaaaaaaagtaaagtatctCTATTAATAATATccttagaaaatataataaaagaaaatcaaaatgaaaagcaaaggttAACATAGTTATCTACGGAATAAGGAAGATAGAATTGTATATCCTAGTTTACATTTTCTtactcaagtttatttattcaaatgcCAATCCCTTGAGTTGTATATAAAAAACAAGCTACACAGTTTAAACACAAAAGAGATGTTTCAGAGCGCCCTCACCAAATTATCAGGCAATAAAATTACAACAGACTGTTCTCTAATAATTGCATTACTATCTACTTTTTAACCTAAACTTACAGATACAATCATAGAATTCACTAATTCactattaatgtggtatatagatTGTATTTACTGAATCAAAACAATGCAGGAAGGTATATAGTTAGAcaaatcattttcttaaaatatgaattacATTATGTATAAAAAATCCATATACACGTCATTTTTATAGTTCAAATGTCACTTACTATGAGATAAATAATGCCTCACATGTAACTAGCATCTTTAGGCCAATACTACAAATATAAAGGAGCAAGAAAATCCAAGTACTTATTAATATTCTGGTGATTTAAAACTTCTAATTAGATGGGGAGactaaaggtttttttaattttgttttcttttgttttgaatcCCCAGAGGTAAGTGCACCATTTTTGGAGGTAATGCCCTACCATGTCTTACATAGAGATGTATTACTCTAAACAGAGGATAAATTGCTCTAGAATAGATGATATATCTGAAATTAACTAATAAAATTAGATATATTTAATCCAACCAAAAAGCCTGGAAGCAACCCACACTGAATAATTTTCAAGTAGTTAAAAGCACAGATGATCACTTGAATAAATTCATCACAGTAAAACCATTTTCCAAAACATCTTCTGTCTCCATTCACTAGTCCACTCACTAAATTAATACTGCTTACAGCATAAGCAATTATCGCCTACTAAATTTTAAATAGGAAGCATAAACAAAGGCATGACAGGCAGAAGACTAAGTGCAGCTTCTCATACACATTTTACTGATGCTAACCACCCACCCCTGCAAAAAAATAAGCCATAAAGAAGAGCAAAATCAATATAACATTTAAGTTTCCTTTCAAAGCCAcgctaaaaaatatatttaggtgACATCATATGGCAAAATTATACACTGCTGCTGACATCTAAGAATTGAGTATACATGCAAAGTTTATTGTGACATTTGATACAAGAGGGGAAAATTTAcaaaccattattttttaaatattaaatgacaaaaacagatgttaagtttaaaaataaaacagtagctactgttaaaatgtgtataagaACAGGTATTTTAGGAATGTATTAACCAAAGATACTAAGAAATTGTAGGTTAAAGGATCAAACATGATCAAATAAATGTATGAAGTAAATGAAATCACAGATCACATTAGCCGGTTAATAACATGGAACAATGGGAACAAATACTGGTCACATGTATGTtttaatacacattattttcctaGATTGTTACAAAAGAAAACGAATTTCCAAACTTTTAAGTAATTAGGTTGTTTTATAAAATCTTGGTTTTGATTATATTTAACTGTCAAattcagggaaggaaagaaccaGAAAGCAATTACTTGTCATCATGCAAATAAAACAGGTGACtgactctcctttttttttttttttttaaccagatgtTCTGCTGTGAAGTAGACAGATAAAAGCTTTCAATTATATATAAGAAGGGATATTAAATGGATAGTTAATTCTTGCAAAAGCAGTTCTTGGTTTTAAGACTATTTGAATTCAAAAATGTACTTTGGTACACATAAAAAAAACCAAGTATTATTTTTAGTCCTTCGTAAgatttttgtctgtattttaaacaaaaccaTAAATCGGGGGGGATAAAGGAATCCTTAAAGCTCACCAAGTAAAACCCTGATATTTTATAAGTGAAGGCACCGAGATGCACAAAGAGTAAATGATTTTATTTGCCATCTAAGGTTACAGTTTGTTGGTGGCTGAGGCTACAGGTTCTTGTACTTTTTACTCAATACTCTGTTTAATAAGCCGCTTCTCTCACAGTACTAACACCATGAAAATTATGGTTCATTAATACAAAAGTGTTAGTAAGGTAAGAATCACGAGTAACACCAGATTGATGATATTTCAGGAAAATACAGTAGTTTCAAGaggaacagaaatgtattttcaagaGCAGTGGGCCCACTCAAAGGGCAAAGACACATAGTTGAGTTAATGGAATTTTCGTCTCACCATTTGgtcatatgaaaataaattagtgTATAAATGTTGATGCTAATCCTACTTCTTATTTAACTACGTGAATTTTAGAGCAAATTCAGcaacttatttttgttctttaaaatatcaatttgaaATGGTGCCATCAAAGTTAGGTCTGTaattaaagctggaaaaaataacttctaaaagtattatttttaattatttataataaatttcattATAATAGGATACAACCATTATGTTGTATTTAGTGTCTCCCAAAACtatttcctaaatttaaaaataaaatggagatggtgTCTCTTTGTTTCAAAGcaatttattaacaaatttttaaaatcaaaattttatttttgctttctgccCATCAATCTGGAAATAATGATAGCTCATAAGAAAAAAAGCACcaattatttttcagattaaaacACACATCCTGCTGTGCCTTCTATTTTATAGCTTTCAACTAAGTTACAAGTGACAGCATAAATCAAAACCTAATTTTAATGATATTGAAGGGATAGCAAACATAATGGCTATATCATGCTTAGgatatatatatctaaatattttaccACTCCATGaccatgaaaaaattaaacatcctAATGATGTACGTCATTATAAAGTcaaatatgaaaaacaatatgcAAATCAGCCACAAAATGAAGATGACCATAAAATGACACATAAAATAGTCCACACAAATTAGGTTGGATTCATCCAGAAAAAATTACTTGCTCACAAGAAAAGCAACTAAAGCCATCATagctgtaccaaaaaaaaaaaaaaaaaaaaaaaaaaacttgcaaagttttaaaaagcaatactgatgaaattttaattaactaataTCCACATCTTTTCAATTTCTAATCCTTAAAACCTGACTGAAGTCCCCAAAGCAAACACTATACACAACTGTTTGCCATTAAACCCACAACCATGCTATTTTTCTAACAGGTATTTCCCCGCATTGTGCCCCTCTCTGCCTATAAACTCTCCTCAAGATCTACAACTCAAAATCAGGTAGGAAGCatgcccttcctctgtgttctcaAAACAACTTATGCAGAATTTGTATCTCTGCCTTCTTCAGTATACCATGACTCTTAAGACCAaaaaccatgttttctttatatttagctCCTGATTGCTTACAGAAGTACACTTAGCCCTCATAAGAGGCATATAAGAAAAATTGGCTCTTTGAATTTCTTCAgtgagaaataaagttttattgcctaaaaaaataaaataaacttcatcgGTCATAGCCAAAACAACAGTACACAAGTCAAGTGAAAATTAACGGCACAAGCTGGACTGTGACAGAGGTTCTTTACTCCTGTTTGAAAGCTTTGTGTAGTAAAACTGCCACGTGTGTCAGTATTATACAAACATGGAAACAAGAAATTCCTTGCCTTCGATTAGttgttaataaattatttaacaaagtGCATTTGCCAATACACAGAGGCTACCTCCCTTCTTCCAGTAACTTTTCTCCAGGACTTTCTTTCTTCAAAACTATAACTCTCCAGGACCTTCCTTTATTTCCTCAATTTCTGCTTATCCCACACCCAGGTGGCAAAGAATCCTCTAAGGGAAAGCAGTGGCAAAATTGGAAGGCCCATATTCAAAACAGAGGCACAGTTTTAGGAAAAGCAAAATTATTCACACTGATAGTCTAATCTATTATTAAACAGatacaaaattatgaaatagaaaatgattACTTAAAAAGATGTGACTCTGAATGACCCATGATGTCTCCATACATGAAATATGTAGAATAGAACCTATCTATCTCTTGGCCCACAAGTATTAAACCCACTGAGTATCCCACTTATTATAGGCTCCTAAATATAAACAAGTGACAATTAATTTCTTATCCTGTTAGTTAGGTGATCAGTTTCCAGTGAGGTTAGGGAGGTCATTCTATGACATTATGAAGATGAAGATAGTCTCcaattttgaagtaaaaaaaaaaaaacaaaacaaaataaacaaaagaaaaaaatgagggttCAATTTTGGCATTAATCCCAGATTTCAATTTTTATTCTACTAGGGGTATTCTGCTTAAAACAGAGCTCACTTTAAATGggaccaaaaaacccaaaatttttgaaaaactgattttaaagtaCTACCCATTAAGAACTTTTGGGGTTCTGGTAAGACCATTAAATAGTCACTAGAAGTAAACTCTCTAACTTCTAGTGCTCATTTAAATGCCTGTTAACTCTTCaagaaaatttctattttcctaacACTAATGATAATCATttaactaaataactaaataaaggctatttttttctcttttatttttcaaacttcaaAAATGGGCATGGTAATACTCAAACAATGTGGATATTAAAAGTACATTCTTATAGAAGTctgaaataaaaaggtaaatgacTTTATATCACATATAATAGTCAAAGATCATCAAGGTAAGACTAAATAATAACGCTAAAAATAGCATTAAACTGATGCAAAATgaagcaaactaaaaaaaaaattactacacacacaaagaaaacatcttaaaatagCAGTTAAATTATCTAGAAAAGTAGGttcaaattatttaagaaaatagagcCAAAAGTGATTTCATACTCAATGAACGCTATTTGAGAGACTCCAGGAACCAATAGCAACCTCTCAAGACCTCAGAAAAACCCAGTGCTTGAAACACATAAATATTTAGCAGGATATGAACAACATATCACCCCTCCCCCTCTAAGAACacaccaccaacaacaaatgGTCTCAACCCTTAGCCACCCAATAAAAGCTTGCAACCTCTGAAGGTTCCTATATCTAAATATAGGAATTTTTACTCAAAAAAGGCTTCAACTCTTTGAAGCCCAGAGGCTCCaatgttaaaagaagtaaaaagcaaaCCAGAATATTGCCACAACAATATTCAACCTATATCCTTATTTCCCATAGAGCAACATGTAACATCCTGGCTGTCTATAGTTCCTGTCTTACTTTAACAACCTCCAAATGTCAGGCATGTGTTTTCTAATCAAAGATTCCTAGGCCCTTGATTTCTGAGTCTTACACTTCCCTAAATTCTCTCCCTACTTCTCCTCTCACAGTTGCCTCTAACTCAATCTTCGCTCATATTTTAGTCAACTGCAATAAGGATTTTTATGTTACTTCCTATAGACAAGGCCTCAAGCCTTGTGTAGTGCATCCAAACAAGCTTTAGTATTTAATCAAAAGTTTTGGCTTACATTTGGGTCTTAGGTCTTCTCTCTGATCGTAATTAGAAACcgagaaaatatatgaaacacaAATTGTCCAATTTTTTATTGTAAGTGGCTTTTAGACAAGGTTGATAAAATCTGAAATAGATGACTAAAGCAAACTGTGCCCTCTAAGTATTTCATTTACTGAAGCTAATTTTATCCCTAAATAACATAATCAAGTTGGGAATACTATACCTAAATAGGGGTTTTCTTTGGGAACTATAAGGTCAATACAAGTTAATTATGGTCCGAGGACTCAAGTAAAAACCATGTTAATAATGGAATTAAAAGCTGATGAAAACCCTCTGGTTCCATATAATATCTTCTTTATGGGATAACAAGATGAGCAAATcacatctaaacagaaaatctgacATAAACTAAGATTATATTTTAAGTATCTTAGAAATTTCAGTGAAGATAAATTTGTTAAGGGAAATGAGTGGGGGCAGAAATATGCTTCAGTAATACCATGTTAGGTCAGACACAAGTATCCTGGGAAAATCTTGCTCAGCCAACTAATTATCTATATTCCACtccaaaaaaataatttgatctaTTTTTCTCTAGGAACCGTACTTTGAATTATTTGCTGCCCATATAAAGATAAACTAAACTTAAATTGCCcatataaaattatctttaaacttcttattgaaagaaaaaatagaaggtTTCTATTTTGTGTATTAATGAAAATTATACATAAGAATTTACTCGCTTGTATGACAgtaaaattcccaaatatttccAACTAATAATTGAGGACATTACTGAAAAGTTTCTTTCCAAGAAACCCTACCATAAGTCCTAATCATCAGGATCTCCTAAAAATATGCATACCATAGGAGTGACTACAATGGATAAGCACTGTATAAAATCGATCCAAACAATACATAAAATTCCCTCTCCCCTGGAAAATGGTTTTCTTTATAGACTGCCTTCTCTTGACAAATTTGATAATATCAAACAGATATAAGCTCCACTAGTATGGTTCTGCAACCATATAACAAATCAATTTTAAGCTAAGAGTTTGACAATTATAatcaagaaataattataatCCTTCGTAggaaacttttcctttttattgttattttcaagAAACCACTATTCTTCTACCAAATATTATTTCAGGTACAAAATAATCACCGACTAAAATCCGTAgcttcgtttaaaaaaaaaatagaactgagaAAAACTGGTTGTAGAGGAGAGACtaacataataaaaaacagaagtaCTAAAATACCAGAGTGGTATTACATCTCTTCCTTCACAATACCAAATATTTTGTTACCATGTGGCCCAAAGGCTTTTTAATTATCCCTCAAAGGctttagaaaaactttttttaaagcatgaaattAGAGAGAACGGTCATAAACATCTCTCAGTGATGCTTTTTGTCTTTCATGAGTAATGACAAATTTCCAGATTGGTGAGCATAAGGCTGTGTCTACACATGACCCATCTGAAATACGTCTGATTTTACTAATCTCTACCCCCACTCCCCAAAATGATTACTGTGTAGACTTCACCAAAGATGCAGGGACAAATTACTTAGAAACTGGTTTAAGTAACATCCTATAAGTTATATAGAAAGTATTTCAAATGAGGATTAGTtattacaaaaacaataaattaatgaaataggaTCATGAACTCTATAAAGTGAATCAAAACCTATTTTCCCCTAACTAAAGTTTAAAAAGCTAAATACAGGAATATTATACAGGAGAAAAGTCTCAACAAAATTTACCATGAATTCATAAAACTGAagtaaaatttatgttaaatatcACTGTTgagttcaaaataatttataataatagtatTTCCTAATTTCATACTGTACaatattatttaaagtatttttaaacttacCCAAATGAAGTAGCGTAAACTGGGCTGCCAGTTCCTTTGCATCTTCTAAGGTAGTACAGAGTTTGTCAGGCATAAAATAACTCTGGGATCCATTTGCAATAGCAGGAATAACAATTTTATATACCAAGAGTACTTTCCCATCTTGACTTGTTgttgaatataaataatattctgGTGGTGCCCAATTATTTTTGTTGCAGTAATAATCCAAATGCATTACTGCAGAATTGAAATGATTGgattttaaagaatacatactAATTGGAGTAAGCTTTGTTCCAGGAAAAAATGGATAAGTGCATCTTTCGATTTCAGGAGGACTTGGGCTATGCTGACCATTGAGACGAGCTGGAAGAGTTGGTGGCTTGCCTAGAGTTTTGGGGTGGCTCTCTTCTTTGTTAGCAAACACAATCAGGTTTTCAGAATTAGGGCTAATCTGGCCATTAAGGTGCTGTCTCCAAGTGCTTTCTTTATTTACTGGTTTTGCCAGTGTTACCTCAATACTTGCTCCATCAATGCATTTTCCATTCATAACAGACATAGCAGCCACTGCATCTTCTCGGTTGAAAAAGTGAACAAAAGCATAATCTCTAAGTTTCTTTACTCGTTCAACTGCACCAGGTTTGAATTTGTTGAATTCTGCTTTAATTGTTTCCTCTGTAGTTGAGATCATTAAATTTCTTACATAGAGAACTTTAACTCTCTGCATTGTTTCCTCGTCAACCTCTTTCTCTGGGTCAGCCCAATCTACCTGAATGGTATGGCCCCATAGTTGGAATGTACCtgtaaaagagaataaattacCCTGAAGACAGTTGAAACAACTGAAAGTCAAAAACTattaagtggggcgcctgggtggctcagttggttgagcgtccgacttcggctcaggtcacgatctcacggtccgtgagttcgagccccgcgttgggctctgggctgatggcccagagcctggagcctgcttccaattctgtgtctccctccctctctgcccctcccccgttcatgctctgtctctctctctgtctcaaaaataaataaacgtttaaaaaaaaaaaaattaaaaaaaaaaaaactattaagtaAAATTTTCTCCAAAGAATCAGGAACTCACA containing:
- the RBM46 gene encoding probable RNA-binding protein 46 isoform X2; the encoded protein is MNEENIDGINGCSKVRTGTQNEAALLALMEKTGYNMVQENGQRKFGGPPPGWEGPPPPRGCEVFVGKIPRDMYEDELVPVFERAGKIYEFRLMMEFSGENRGYAFVMYTTKEEAQLAIRILNNYEIRPGKFIGVCVSLDNCRLFIGAIPKEKKKEEILDEMKKVTEGVVDVIVYPSATDKTKNRGFAFVEYESHRAAAMARRKLIPGTFQLWGHTIQVDWADPEKEVDEETMQRVKVLYVRNLMISTTEETIKAEFNKFKPGAVERVKKLRDYAFVHFFNREDAVAAMSVMNGKCIDGASIEVTLAKPVNKESTWRQHLNGQISPNSENLIVFANKEESHPKTLGKPPTLPARLNGQHSPSPPEIERCTYPFFPGTKLTPISMYSLKSNHFNSAVMHLDYYCNKNNWAPPEYYLYSTTSQDGKVLLVYKIVIPAIANGSQSYFMPDKLCTTLEDAKELAAQFTLLHLDREHSLFSLDLYRRIWRK
- the RBM46 gene encoding probable RNA-binding protein 46 isoform X5, with product MNEENIDGINGCSKVRTGTQNEAALLALMEKTGYNMVQENGQRKFGGPPPGWEGPPPPRGCEVFVGKIPRDMYEDELVPVFERAGKIYEFRLMMEFSGENRGYAFVMYTTKEEAQLAIRILNNYEIRPGKFIGVCVSLDNCRLFIGAIPKEKKKEEILDEMKKVTEGVVDVIVYPSATDKTKNRGFAFVEYESHRAAAMARRKLIPGTFQLWGHTIQVDWADPEKEVDEETMQRVKVLYVRNLMISTTEETIKAEFNKFKPGAVERVKKLRDYAFVHFFNREDAVAAMSVMNGKCIDGASIEVTLAKPVNKESTWRQHLNGQISPNSENLIVFANKEESHPKTLGKPPTLPARLNGQHSPSPPEIERCTYPFFPGTKLTPISMYSLKSNHFNSAVMHLDYYCNKNNWAPPEYYLYSTTSQDGKVLLVYKIVIPAIANGSQSYFMPDKLCTTLEDAKELAAQFTLLHLEPLVQH
- the RBM46 gene encoding probable RNA-binding protein 46 isoform X3, with product MNEENIDGINGCSKVRTGTQNEAALLALMEKTGYNMVQENGQRKFGGPPPGWEGPPPPRGCEVFVGKIPRDMYEDELVPVFERAGKIYEFRLMMEFSGENRGYAFVMYTTKEEAQLAIRILNNYEIRPGKFIGVCVSLDNCRLFIGAIPKEKKKEEILDEMKKVTEGVVDVIVYPSATDKTKNRGFAFVEYESHRAAAMARRKLIPGTFQLWGHTIQVDWADPEKEVDEETMQRVKVLYVRNLMISTTEETIKAEFNKFKPGAVERVKKLRDYAFVHFFNREDAVAAMSVMNGKCIDGASIEVTLAKPVNKESTWRQHLNGQISPNSENLIVFANKEESHPKTLGKPPTLPARLNGQHSPSPPEIERCTYPFFPGTKLTPISMYSLKSNHFNSAVMHLDYYCNKNNWAPPEYYLYSTTSQDGKVLLVYKIVIPAIANGSQSYFMPDKLCTTLEDAKELAAQFTLLHLGGARRECACLHQG
- the RBM46 gene encoding probable RNA-binding protein 46 isoform X4, which encodes MNEENIDGINGCSKVRTGTQNEAALLALMEKTGYNMVQENGQRKFGGPPPGWEGPPPPRGCEVFVGKIPRDMYEDELVPVFERAGKIYEFRLMMEFSGENRGYAFVMYTTKEEAQLAIRILNNYEIRPGKFIGVCVSLDNCRLFIGAIPKEKKKEEILDEMKKVTEGVVDVIVYPSATDKTKNRGFAFVEYESHRAAAMARRKLIPGTFQLWGHTIQVDWADPEKEVDEETMQRVKVLYVRNLMISTTEETIKAEFNKFKPGAVERVKKLRDYAFVHFFNREDAVAAMSVMNGKCIDGASIEVTLAKPVNKESTWRQHLNGQISPNSENLIVFANKEESHPKTLGKPPTLPARLNGQHSPSPPEIERCTYPFFPGTKLTPISMYSLKSNHFNSAVMHLDYYCNKNNWAPPEYYLYSTTSQDGKVLLVYKIVIPAIANGSQSYFMPDKLCTTLEDAKELAAQFTLLHLGKDSHGCD